GGCTTCGACATATTTCTGTCGGAGTTCGCGACGGGCCACTTTGACCAGTTTTTCGATTTCCGAATCCTGTTTTGACCCGGTGACTTCAGTAAACAGGTCTCCCACTTGATACCGGGACAGGTGGATGGCCGGCATGACCATGTGTGACGGACCTTCGTGGCGCAACTGGATGATCCATTCGCCGAGGTCGGTTTCCGTGACCTCCAATCCCGCGTCTTCCAGATCATGGTTGAGCAGGGTTTCCTCTGCGGTCATGGATTTGGATTTGACGATCTTGGTACAGTCGGTGTCCTTGGCAATTTGGGCGATGATCTGGTTGGCTTCATCGCCGGTTTTTGCGAAATGGACATGGATACCGGCGGCTTCGGCCTTTTCCTTGAATTCCGCATATAACGCTTCGTAGTTTTCTCCGGCAGCGTCTTTCGAGCAGGCAATGTCGTGGACGAGACCGCGCACGTCCATTCCCTTGAAGGCGTTGGCGCGTCCGGCTTTGTAGGCCACGGCAAAATTGTCCAAAGTGGTGCGTAGAAATTCGTTATCCAGAGATTCCTGGAGTTCTTTTCGATATTCTTTCAGGTCATTGGCATTTTGCATTATTGATCCTCCAGAATAAGGATGTGCAGTTCAAGGGGACCGTGGACGCCCAGTGCAAGCACGCGTTCAATATCCGCGGTCCGGCTGGCTCCGGTGATGAAGGCCAGGTAGTCTGGCGTTTTATTCATGCGGGTGAGCATCATCTTTTCTATGGCGTAGGTATTGGCCCGAATTTTTGATTTGGGTAACACGCAGACGTGATATTCGCTGACCATGGTGGCGAGTCGTAATTCTTCACTCGGACAGTCGAGCATCAACGTGCCCGTGTCGGCGATACCGTATTCGGCAATGGTGAATCCGATGTCGATTCCGGCAAGATGGTTTCGCATTCCGGAATCAATGCAGTCGAAACCGGATTTTTTCGCTTTGGTTGACAGAGATTTGTATAAATCCTGTTTCAGGCCCGGTGCGGCGATGACTTTTGTCTGTTTGGCATCGCACAGGGCTTCGGCATTTTCGGACAGGTCTGCCTCGCATCCGCTGACCAGAAGCTGACATGCTTCTTTGGTGTCGCAGAGATTGATGACATAGTCGATAGCCGCTTCTTCACTTTCGATTGTCGTGACCAAAGCGGAGACAAGTTCCGCTTTTTCCACAAATTTTTGATACAATGTCTCCTTGGATGACATGGTATCCACCTCCAGATGTGTTTGACCCAGAGCCAATGGCTCCCGCAACGGGCCTTTAATGATTAATTGACAAATTCCTTTGTTTGACGCGCGATAGCAAGTTCTTCGTTCGTGGGGATGACCCAGACTTCGATCGCACTGTCGTCCGTGCTGATTTTTAACGGTTCGGATGCTCGTTGAGCATTGACCATCTTATCGATCTTGATACCGAAACAATCGAGTCCTTGAAGGGTGTTGCGGCGGACGATATAATCGTTTTCACCGATTCCAGCAGTGAAGATGATGGCGTCGACACGACCAAGAACGGCCATGTAGCTCCCGATGTATTTTCGGTTCCGGTAGGTCTGGACATCCAGGGCGAGTTCGGCCTTTTTGTCCCCCATTTCAATGGCTGCGTGGATGTCACGCATGTCGTTCATGCCGCACAGTCCCTTGAGACCGGATTCCTTGTTGAGCATCTGATCCACGTCTTCGGACGTCATGTTTCGGGTTCGGGCCAGCAAGGCGTGAAGCGCGGGGTCCACATCGCCGGATCGGGTGCCCATGACAAGTCCTTCCAACGGCGTGATGCCCATGGATGTGTCAACCGCCTTGCCGTTCGCGGTGGCGGTCATGGAACAGCCGTTGCCGAGGTGGACAGTGATGCAGTTGAAGGTCTCGAAAGGTCGGTGCATGAGCCGGGCTGCTTCCTTGGCGACATAGCCGTGTGAGGTGCCGTGGAATCCGTAGCGACGAATGCGGAGTTCATCATACAGTTCGTGCGGCAGGGCATACATGTATGCCTTGGGCGGCAGGGTCTGGTGGTAGGCGGTATCCATGACCACGACCTGCGGTACGTCGGCAAAGAGGTGTCGGGCCACACGGATTCCGGCCAGATGGCCCGGATTATGGAGCGGGGCCAGTGGAATGATCTTTTCCAGCTCTTCGACCACGGCGTCGTCAATCAGCGTCGGTTCATGCAGGTTTTCCCCGCCGTGAACGATCCGGTGACCGATAGCCGCGATTTCGCTTTTGTCCTTGACGACCCCATTGGGGCCGCAAATGAGATCAATGGCGAGCACCATGCCGGCTTCGTGGTCGGCGATGGGCTGTTCCAACGTGATCTTCTTGGAGGCCTCGGTGTCGGGGGCCACCTTGTGCACAAGGCGGCCCTCTTCTTCTCCAATTCGTTCGACGAGTCCGGTGCAGAGCACGGATTCGGTATTCATGTCGAGCAGCTGATACTTGATGGATGAGCTGCCTGAATTGATGACGAGTACTTTCATTTATTCACCTTTTTCGGCTTGCGCCTGGATTGCGGTAATGGCGACGGTG
This Pseudodesulfovibrio sp. JC047 DNA region includes the following protein-coding sequences:
- a CDS encoding lactate utilization protein; translation: MSSKETLYQKFVEKAELVSALVTTIESEEAAIDYVINLCDTKEACQLLVSGCEADLSENAEALCDAKQTKVIAAPGLKQDLYKSLSTKAKKSGFDCIDSGMRNHLAGIDIGFTIAEYGIADTGTLMLDCPSEELRLATMVSEYHVCVLPKSKIRANTYAIEKMMLTRMNKTPDYLAFITGASRTADIERVLALGVHGPLELHILILEDQ
- a CDS encoding acetate kinase — encoded protein: MKVLVINSGSSSIKYQLLDMNTESVLCTGLVERIGEEEGRLVHKVAPDTEASKKITLEQPIADHEAGMVLAIDLICGPNGVVKDKSEIAAIGHRIVHGGENLHEPTLIDDAVVEELEKIIPLAPLHNPGHLAGIRVARHLFADVPQVVVMDTAYHQTLPPKAYMYALPHELYDELRIRRYGFHGTSHGYVAKEAARLMHRPFETFNCITVHLGNGCSMTATANGKAVDTSMGITPLEGLVMGTRSGDVDPALHALLARTRNMTSEDVDQMLNKESGLKGLCGMNDMRDIHAAIEMGDKKAELALDVQTYRNRKYIGSYMAVLGRVDAIIFTAGIGENDYIVRRNTLQGLDCFGIKIDKMVNAQRASEPLKISTDDSAIEVWVIPTNEELAIARQTKEFVN